In the genome of Lynx canadensis isolate LIC74 chromosome F1, mLynCan4.pri.v2, whole genome shotgun sequence, one region contains:
- the CLEC20A gene encoding putative C-type lectin domain family 20 member A, with translation MLVRGLPVSLCVAGILQLFSATGSILDSALRLLNSGKTFSRVEATLSWSEALRYCRRHHTDLADLQSMNSVSSISSLYSLTSSTEAWIGLFFDVRVRGLSWSSGSTFAAPVWSSLPVFAEGVCATLYSVSVFPNLGAASCTAQKPFICYYDPAVGHRTPTEPALSPTSSPKPAVVQIGRQTFMRFDQEMTWPEALRYCHSHHTDLADLQMVTDEAGKEALKSITSEMEAWIGLYFNATSGSLSWSSNLGASIPTWLQVPELGTGLCAGLRTYARYPPRVYSLACSSLRPFICFYDPSVGHWEPTALQPSFHAPSSEVAVETMRRPTMTTGGSGSAVRETAAATQAQRVSSPEHPESKGKTPAPASGQVFGILKADFTIPALLDPEDVKDQFLSEIREVLKLTLGHEQFRLKWVGFEVNKKQPMSADPEASHTIFSGF, from the exons ATGCTCGTCCGGGGGCTCCCCGTGTCCCTCTGTGTCGCAG GGATCCTCCAGCTTTTCTCAGCGACAGGCAGCATCTTGGACTCTG CCCTGCGGCTGCTGAACAGTGGCAAGACGTTCTCGAGGGTGGAGGCGACGCTGAGCTGGTCTGAGGCCCTGCGGTACTGCCGGCGGCACCACACGGACCTGGCCGACCTGCAGAGCATGAACAGCGTGAGCAGCATAAGCTCCCTCTACTCCCTCACGAGCAGCACCGAGGCGTGGATCGGCCTCTTCTTCGACGTGCGCGTGCGCGGCCTGAGCTGGTCCAGCGGCTCCACCTTCGCGGCGCCCGTGTGGAGCTCGCTGCCCGTGTTCGCCGAGGGCGTCTGCGCCACTCTGTATTCCGTATCCGTCTTCCCCAACCTCGGGGCCGCCTCGTGCACGGCGCAGAAGCCCTTCATCTGCTACTACG acCCTGCTGTGGGGCACCGCACCCCCACAGAGCCCGCTCTCAGCCCAACCTCCTCTCCAAAGCCAG CTGTGGTCCAGATTGGCCGACAGACCTTCATGCGATTCGACCAAGAAATGACCTGGCCGGAGGCCCTGCGGTATTGCCACAGCCACCACACGGACCTGGCCGACCTGCAGATGGTGACCGACGAGGCGGGCAAGGAGGCCTTGAAGTCCATCACGAGTGAGATGGAGGCCTGGATCGGCCTCTACTTCAACGCGACCTCTGGGTCTCTGAGCTGGTCGAGCAACCTGGGTGCCAGCATCCCCACCTGGCTTCAAGTGCCCGAGCTGGGGACGGGACTGTGTGCGGGGCTCCGCACCTACGCGCGCTACCCCCCTCGAGTGTATTCGTTGGCCTGCTCTTCCCTGAGACCCTTCATCTGCTTCTATG ACCCTTCCGTTGGGCACTGGGAGCCCACAGCTCTCCAGCCATCCTTTCACGCTCCCTCCTCAGAAGTGGCCGTGGAGACAATGCGGAGGCCAA CTATGACCACGGGAGGAAGTGGCAGTGCCGTGAGAGAGACAGCCGCCGCCACTCAGGCCCAACGGGTGAGCTCACCCGAACACCCAGAGTCTAAAGGCAAAACTCCGGCGCCAGCATCAG GGCAGGTCTTTGGAATCCTGAAAGCAGATTTTACCATCCCAGCTCTCCTGGACCCAGAAGACGTGAAAGACCAATTTTTGAGTGAG ATCCGAGAAGTCTTAAAGCTTACATTAGGTCACGAGCAATTCAGATTGAAATGGGTTGGCTTTGAAGTGAACAAAAAACAGCCCATGTCGGCAGACCCGGAGGCTTCTCACACCATCTTCTCTGGATTTTGA